In Helianthus annuus cultivar XRQ/B chromosome 9, HanXRQr2.0-SUNRISE, whole genome shotgun sequence, the following are encoded in one genomic region:
- the LOC110879187 gene encoding agamous-like MADS-box protein MADS2: MGRGRVELKRIENKINRQVTFAKRRNGLLKKAYELSVLCDAEVALIIFSNRGKLYEFCSTSNMLKMIERYQNCTYSSMEVNRSTNDAEQNSYKEYMKLKAKYESLQQYQRQLFGEDLGPLNLKELEQLERQLDSTLRQIRSIRTQSMLDRLSDLQVKERMWLEANKTLQNKLEEYYAENQAGPSWAGGENGNSFGQHHQNQEQHPQHDQGFFQPLNSNLQIGYNTINSSQITASTSGQNVNGIVPGWML, from the exons ATGGGGAGGGGAAGGGTTGAACTGAAGAGGATTGAGAATAAGATAAACAGGCAGGTGACTTTTGCTAAAAGAAGAAATGGGCTTCTGAAGAAAGCTTATGAACTCTCTGTGTTGTGTGATGCTGAGGTGGCTTTGATCATCTTCTCTAACAGAGGAAAGCTTTATGAGTTCTGTAGTACCTCAAA CATGCTCAAGATGATCGAAAGGTATCAGAATTGCACCTATAGTTCAATGGAAGTCAACCGATCCACCAATGATGCCGAG CAAAACAGCTACAAGGAATACATGAAACTGAAAGCTAAATATGAGTCTCTACAACAATATCAAAG GCAACTTTTCGGGGAAGATCTAGGCCCGTTGAATCTAAAAGAACTAGAGCAACTTGAGCGCCAACTTGACTCCACTTTGAGGCAAATCCGGTCCATAAGG ACTCAATCAATGCTGGATCGGCTTTCTGATCTTCAAGTTAAG GAACGAATGTGGCTCGAAGCGAACAAAACTTTGCAGAACAAA CTAGAAGAATATTATGCAGAAAACCAAGCAGGACCATCATGGGCAGGAGGTGAAAATGGTAACTCATTTGGCCAACACCATCAGAACCAAGAACAACATCCTCAACATGACCAAGGCTTCTTCCAGCCTCTCAACTCGAATTTGCAAATTGG GTATAACACAATAAATTCAAGCCAGATAACAGCATCTACGAGTGGACAGAATGTTAATGGAATAGTCCCTGGATGGatgctttga
- the LOC110876591 gene encoding uncharacterized protein LOC110876591 gives MSSPIHPMVTVTNIKALIPITLDIENDHYTAWSELSKIHCISYDVYDHLQPKKSTETTSSSDKDQAKDKTTSSPSWERLDSIVLQWIYGMISTELLHTILKPNTNAYAAWTALANIFHDNKATRTIDLNNKFANTRLEQFPSMTAYCQALKVIYDQLTNVGSPITEEQLVLQLLMGLTKPYESTTTIIQQTSPLPDFYETRSRLCMAETRKANQVRHVAQATGTALVASSDSRAPPSSDNHDYRSTSGRYDARSDSNRDQTMCGRGRGRDRGRGRGRGGSAGRGRGNTSQQPTVQPGYPS, from the coding sequence ATGTCTTCTCCTATTCATCCTATGGTCACTGTCACAAATATCAAAGCCCTAATCCCCATTACCCTCGACATTGAAAACGACCATTATACAGCTTGGTCGGAATTATCTAAAATCCATTGCATCTCTTATGACGTCTATGATCATCTTCAGCCGAAGAAATCCACTGAGACGACTTCTTCCTCCGATAAAGATCAAGCCAAAGACAAGACTACCTCTTCTCCGTCGTGGGAACGACTTGATTCCATTGTATTACAATGGATTTACGGGATGATTTCCACTGAGCTCCTGCATACTATTTTGAAGCCTAACACCAACGCATATGCTGCTTGGACGGCGTTGGCAAATATTTTTCATGATAATAAGGCCACGCGTACCATCGACCTTAATAACAAGTTCGCCAACACTCGTCTTGAACAATTTCCCTCCATGACGGCTTACTGCCAGGCGCTCAAGGTGATCTATGACCAACTCACTAATGTTGGTTCTCCTATCACTGAAGAACAGTTAGTCTTGCAGCTCCTCATGGGGCTTACGAAACCATACGAGAGCACGACTACTATTATTCAACAAACCAGTCCTTTACCGGACTTTTATGAGACCCGGTCGAGACTATGCATGGCTGAAACACGCAAAGCAAATCAGGTCCGCCACGTGGCTCAGGCCACTGGTACTGCCCTCGTGGCATCTTCAGACTCCCGTGCTCCGCCATCGTCCGACAACCATGACTATCGGTCTACTTCGGGACGATATGATGCTCGCTCAGATTCGAATCGTGATCAAACCATGTGTGGAAGAGGCCGAGGTCGTGACCGTGGACGTGGACGTGGACGTGGTGGCTCAGCGGGTCGGGGACGCGGCAACACCTCACAACAGCCCACGGTTCAGCCTGGGTACCCGTCGTAG